One region of Chelonoidis abingdonii isolate Lonesome George chromosome 14, CheloAbing_2.0, whole genome shotgun sequence genomic DNA includes:
- the LOC116825055 gene encoding olfactory receptor 6F1-like — protein sequence MANPERGNQTVLTEFILVGFGNHPELQTLLFLLFLLIYIATMAGNILIFALVMADQHLHTPMYFFLGNLSCLEICYTSTILPRVLAGLLSVDKTISFSLCLTQYYFFGSLVVTECLLLSAMSYDRYLAICNPLHYAARMSGRACLQLAGGSWIGGFLCCGIATLSISQLTFYGPNVIDHFFCDFIPLVKLSCNDPHLMETLAVTLMLLFSLVPFLLTFISYICIIASILRIPSTTGRQKTFSTCSSHLIVVSIYYATLLIVYMFPTTDILNDLKKNLSIVYTVLTPLVNPLIYSLRNKEIQEALRKACGKFMLGLR from the coding sequence ATGGCGAACCCAGAGCGGGGGAATCAAACAGTTCTCACAGAATTCATCCTGGTAGGATTTGGGAATCACCCTGAGCTacaaactcttctcttcctgctgtttctTCTTATCTACATAGCGACCATGGCTGGTAACATCCTGATCTTTGCACTAGTTATGgctgatcagcaccttcacactcccatgtacttcttcctggggaatTTATCCTGCTTGGAAATCTGCTACAcctccaccatcctgcccaggGTGTTGGCTGGTCTCCTGAGTGTGGACAAGACTATTTCATTTAGTCTGTGCCTCACACAATATTATTTCTTTGGTTCTCTGGTAGTTACAGAATGTCTTCTCCTGTCAGCGATGTCCTACGATCGGTATTTAGCGATATGCAATCCGCTGCACTATGCAGCCCGTATGAGTGGCAGGGCCTGCCTCCAGCTTGCAGGTGGCTCTTGGATAGGTGGCTTCCTATGTTGTGGCATAGCAACATTGTCAATATCTCAGTTAACATTCTATGGCCCTAATGTTATTGATCATTTCTTTTGCGATTTTATCCCCCTTGTAAAACTCTCCTGCAATGACCCACACCTGATGGAAACATTGGCTGTCACACTCATGTTGCTTTTCTCATTGGTCCCATTCCTACTTACCTTCATATCGTACATCTGCATCATCGCCAGCATCCTGAGAATCCCATCCACCACCGGAAGGCAAAAgaccttttccacctgctcctcccacctcattgTGGTGAGCATTTATTATGCAACTCTGCTGATTGTCTATATGTTTCCAACCACAGACATCTTGAATGACTTAAAGAAAAATCTCTCTATTGTCTACACCGTCCTGACTCCCCTGGTCAATCcactcatctacagcctgagaaacaaagagatCCAGGAGGCCCTGAGAAAAGCTTGTGGTAAATTCATGCTTGGACTACGCTAA